A portion of the Chlamydia avium 10DC88 genome contains these proteins:
- the fabG gene encoding 3-oxoacyl-ACP reductase FabG yields the protein MNKILLGKKAIITGGSRGIGFSVAKLFVEQGADVEIWGINSEKGKQAAIELSQISNNPVTFVSADVSNYDSVKEASQAFLSNHGCIDILVNNAGITRDNLLMRMSEDEWSSVINTNLNSLYYVCSNVIRAMIKARSGSIINISSIVGIMGSPGQTNYAAAKAGIIGFSRALAKEVAARNIRVNCIAPGFIDTDMTRVLSDDLKSGWLKNVPMGRMGFPEEIANAALFLASPLSSYITAQVLSVDGGVTY from the coding sequence ATGAATAAGATTTTGTTAGGGAAAAAGGCTATTATTACCGGTGGCTCTAGAGGCATAGGATTTTCTGTTGCTAAGCTTTTTGTAGAACAAGGAGCAGATGTTGAAATTTGGGGTATTAACTCTGAAAAGGGTAAACAAGCTGCTATTGAACTTTCTCAAATTTCTAATAATCCTGTTACTTTTGTAAGTGCTGATGTGAGTAATTATGATTCTGTAAAAGAAGCTTCTCAAGCATTTCTGAGTAATCATGGATGTATTGATATTTTAGTGAATAATGCTGGGATTACCCGAGATAATCTTCTTATGCGTATGTCTGAAGACGAGTGGTCTTCTGTAATTAATACAAATTTAAATTCTCTTTATTATGTTTGTTCGAATGTAATTCGTGCTATGATTAAAGCTCGTTCTGGTTCGATAATTAATATTAGTTCAATAGTAGGAATTATGGGTAGTCCTGGACAGACGAATTATGCGGCTGCTAAGGCAGGTATTATTGGATTTAGTAGAGCTTTGGCTAAGGAAGTGGCTGCAAGAAATATTCGAGTGAATTGCATAGCTCCGGGATTTATTGATACTGATATGACTAGAGTATTGAGTGATGACTTGAAATCTGGATGGCTAAAAAATGTTCCTATGGGGAGAATGGGATTCCCGGAAGAAATTGCTAATGCGGCATTATTTCTTGCCTCTCCACTCTCTTCGTATATTACAGCTCAAGTATTAAGTGTCGATGGGGGAGTAACATATTAG
- a CDS encoding ketoacyl-ACP synthase III, whose protein sequence is MKKTRKASIWGTGSYLPKRILSNFDLEQMVDTSDEWIVTRTGIKERRIADPSEYASIMGAESAKKAIENAGINKDQIECIIFATSAPDYIFPSSAALAQAYLGIKEVPAFDCLAACTGYLYGLSLAKAYVESGMYDNVLLIAADKLSSFVNYEDRNTCVLFGDGGSACVIGLSRPGSLEITNVSLGADGSLAELLSLPAGGSRIPASKETIEEGKHFIAMEGKEVFKHAVRRMEFAAKDCIAKAGIEEQDIDWLVPHQANERIIDAIAKRFDIDENKVFKTLSKYGNTAASSVGIALDELLHKHDITTSEYLLLVAFGGGLSWGAVILQQV, encoded by the coding sequence GTGAAAAAAACAAGAAAAGCATCTATTTGGGGCACAGGTTCTTATTTACCCAAAAGAATTCTCTCGAATTTTGATCTTGAACAAATGGTAGATACCTCTGATGAGTGGATAGTAACAAGGACAGGAATCAAAGAGCGACGTATTGCTGATCCAAGTGAATATGCTTCTATAATGGGAGCAGAATCTGCCAAGAAGGCTATAGAAAATGCTGGGATAAATAAAGATCAAATAGAGTGTATTATTTTTGCTACATCAGCTCCGGATTATATTTTCCCATCGAGTGCAGCTTTAGCTCAAGCATATCTCGGTATAAAAGAGGTCCCTGCATTTGATTGTTTGGCTGCCTGTACAGGTTATCTGTACGGTCTTTCATTAGCTAAAGCTTATGTAGAATCTGGGATGTATGATAATGTATTGTTGATCGCAGCGGATAAATTGTCCTCGTTTGTAAACTATGAAGATCGAAATACCTGTGTTTTATTCGGGGACGGAGGATCCGCATGTGTGATAGGTTTGAGTCGTCCCGGTTCCCTAGAAATTACTAATGTTAGTTTAGGAGCTGATGGCTCATTAGCTGAATTGTTAAGTTTGCCTGCTGGAGGAAGTCGTATTCCTGCTTCTAAAGAAACTATAGAAGAGGGGAAGCATTTCATTGCTATGGAGGGAAAAGAAGTCTTTAAACATGCTGTAAGGCGCATGGAATTTGCTGCTAAAGATTGTATTGCTAAAGCAGGAATCGAAGAACAAGACATTGATTGGCTAGTTCCTCATCAAGCGAATGAGCGTATTATTGATGCTATAGCAAAACGTTTTGACATAGACGAGAACAAGGTATTTAAAACTTTATCTAAATATGGGAATACAGCAGCTTCTTCTGTAGGAATAGCTTTAGATGAATTACTGCATAAACATGACATTACTACTAGTGAATATTTACTTTTAGTAGCTTTTGGTGGCGGGTTGTCTTGGGGAGCTGTTATTTTACAGCAGGTATAG
- a CDS encoding sodium-dependent transporter yields the protein MKERTQFSSRLGFIFSLMGVAIGAGNIWRFPRIVAQNGNGTIILVWLLFLFIWSIPLIIIELSLGKMTKKAPIGAIIKTAGSRYAWLGGFVTLVTTCILAYYSNIVGWGLSYFYYSISGKIYAGNNFVHLWESHYQSTFPLGFHFLSLLLAYMIIRKGVVEGIEKCNKILIPSFFICTLILLLRAITLPNAIQGIKQLFSFEWSSLSNYKLWLEALIQNAWDTGAGWGLLLVYAGFASKKTGIVSNGALTAIANNLVSLIMGIIVFSACTSLDVLGTTQLQQGLGASNIGIAFIYLPELFTRIPGATYLPAIFSSIFFLAFAIASLSSMISMLFLLSQTFSELGMKKHIAESVATIIAFLLGVPSSLSISVFTNQDTVWGTGLIVNGLIFIYAATIYGLPRLKKQTIHSVPNDIRLNRAFDYMVKYLLPIEGIILLFWCFYEGLFPEDGCHWWNPFSVFSLSSLILQWLIGLIILWSLNKKLFKKFALHNLEK from the coding sequence ATGAAAGAGCGTACACAATTCTCTTCCAGACTAGGTTTTATATTTTCCTTAATGGGGGTCGCCATTGGTGCTGGGAATATCTGGCGTTTCCCTAGGATTGTTGCACAAAATGGCAATGGGACAATAATTTTAGTTTGGTTATTATTTTTATTTATATGGTCTATTCCTCTGATCATTATAGAACTCTCTCTAGGAAAAATGACTAAAAAAGCTCCAATAGGAGCTATAATTAAAACGGCAGGATCTCGATATGCATGGTTAGGAGGATTTGTTACTCTGGTTACGACATGCATTCTAGCCTACTATTCCAATATTGTTGGCTGGGGGCTAAGCTATTTTTACTATTCCATTTCTGGGAAAATTTACGCTGGAAATAACTTTGTTCATCTGTGGGAATCTCATTATCAAAGCACATTCCCTTTAGGATTTCACTTCCTTTCATTACTCCTAGCCTACATGATCATTCGTAAAGGAGTCGTAGAAGGAATTGAAAAATGTAATAAAATCCTGATCCCCTCCTTCTTTATCTGTACTCTTATTCTTCTTTTGCGAGCTATAACCTTACCCAACGCAATACAAGGAATTAAACAACTTTTCAGCTTTGAGTGGTCTTCTCTATCTAACTATAAATTATGGCTTGAGGCTTTAATACAAAATGCTTGGGATACAGGTGCTGGATGGGGATTATTACTAGTATACGCAGGATTCGCGTCTAAAAAAACAGGAATAGTATCCAATGGAGCCCTAACAGCAATAGCTAATAACCTAGTTTCTTTAATCATGGGGATTATTGTATTTTCAGCTTGCACCTCACTTGATGTACTAGGGACAACACAATTACAACAAGGTTTAGGAGCCTCAAACATAGGAATAGCATTTATTTACCTACCCGAACTTTTTACCCGAATTCCAGGGGCCACATACTTACCAGCTATATTCAGCTCTATTTTCTTCCTAGCTTTTGCTATTGCTTCTCTATCTTCAATGATCTCCATGTTGTTTCTACTATCACAAACTTTTTCAGAACTTGGGATGAAGAAACATATAGCAGAATCTGTAGCTACAATTATTGCTTTTTTACTTGGGGTTCCTTCTTCACTAAGCATTTCCGTATTTACTAATCAAGACACAGTATGGGGAACAGGACTAATCGTTAACGGCTTGATTTTCATTTATGCAGCTACTATCTACGGCTTGCCCCGACTAAAAAAACAAACTATTCACTCTGTTCCCAATGATATCCGTCTGAATCGCGCTTTTGATTATATGGTAAAATATTTACTTCCAATTGAAGGAATAATTTTACTTTTCTGGTGCTTCTATGAAGGCTTATTCCCCGAAGACGGTTGTCATTGGTGGAATCCCTTCTCTGTATTCAGTCTATCCAGCTTAATTTTACAATGGTTGATTGGCTTAATTATTTTATGGTCTTTGAATAAAAAACTTTTTAAAAAGTTTGCATTACATAATTTAGAGAAATAA
- a CDS encoding dicarboxylate/amino acid:cation symporter, which translates to MRKRLKKINYNVMLLTSIILGLALGASNSDFIYQCAAVASGFFLKLLRFLSLPLVFFGIGSTITSIQSFQVMLSVGRKILYYTLLTTIISAAIGLGLFLFIHPIMPLKKVLLTHQEMSATGYLEVLSKVIPNNILEPFIENNVLSATFLSVTLSVSSLFLPEEERKYTHKLFSILFSILLNIARGILKLILPATLAFSILLYRELSQSQGNFITFSKYLICVVGANLIQGFVVLPILLRMNKLSSIRIAKAMSPALITAFFSKSSAATLPLTMELAEEKLKIHPSLSRLAFPLCSVINMNGCAAFILITVLFICTSYGMTFSIFSMMVWILIATLCAIGNAGVPMGCYFLTSSLLTSMQVPLHILGLILPFYTMLDMIETSLNVWSDCCVVSATSKRLSKEMKAHEL; encoded by the coding sequence ATGAGAAAGAGATTAAAAAAAATAAATTACAATGTCATGCTATTAACTAGTATAATACTGGGACTAGCCCTGGGTGCCTCAAACTCTGATTTCATCTATCAATGTGCAGCAGTAGCATCAGGATTCTTTTTGAAACTGTTAAGATTTTTGAGTCTTCCTCTAGTATTTTTCGGCATTGGCTCAACAATAACCTCGATTCAAAGCTTCCAGGTTATGCTATCTGTTGGAAGAAAAATTTTATATTACACTCTACTCACAACTATTATTTCTGCAGCCATAGGTTTGGGGTTATTTTTATTTATCCATCCGATAATGCCGTTAAAAAAAGTATTACTAACCCACCAAGAAATGTCAGCTACAGGTTATCTTGAAGTATTATCCAAAGTAATACCAAACAATATTTTAGAACCATTTATTGAAAATAATGTACTCTCGGCAACATTTTTGTCCGTCACATTAAGTGTCTCTTCCCTATTTCTCCCTGAAGAAGAAAGAAAGTACACACACAAGCTATTCTCCATATTGTTTTCTATTTTATTAAACATTGCCAGAGGCATTCTTAAGTTAATACTCCCTGCAACACTAGCTTTCTCTATTCTGCTTTATAGAGAACTCTCTCAAAGCCAAGGAAACTTCATTACCTTTAGTAAATATCTCATCTGTGTAGTAGGAGCAAACTTAATCCAAGGATTTGTTGTTCTTCCTATACTATTAAGAATGAATAAACTATCCTCCATTCGAATAGCAAAGGCTATGTCTCCAGCTTTAATCACAGCCTTTTTCTCTAAATCCTCAGCAGCAACTCTACCACTAACAATGGAATTAGCTGAGGAGAAGCTAAAAATACATCCTTCTCTATCTCGTCTGGCTTTCCCTCTTTGCTCTGTAATTAATATGAATGGATGCGCTGCATTTATTTTAATTACTGTTCTTTTCATCTGCACTTCTTATGGTATGACGTTCTCTATATTTTCTATGATGGTCTGGATCCTTATTGCAACTCTATGCGCTATAGGAAATGCAGGAGTCCCTATGGGATGCTACTTCCTCACATCCTCCCTACTAACATCTATGCAAGTACCTCTGCATATTCTTGGCCTTATTCTACCCTTTTATACTATGCTTGACATGATTGAAACATCTCTAAATGTTTGGTCTGATTGCTGTGTTGTCAGCGCTACAAGCAAACGACTTTCTAAAGAAATGAAAGCACACGAACTATGA
- the recR gene encoding recombination mediator RecR, producing MIKYPNYVSKLISLLRKLPGVGFKTAEKLAFELLEWDKEQLEAMGKAFTEISSSRCHCPTCFCLKNFPESACDFCHSSRDPSTLCILATPKDVFSFERSQVFRGHYYILGTLLSPITGKHIQDERLQLLKQRVKTLKPKEIIIALDATLEGDATALFLKQELSSIDISISRLALGLPIGLSFDYIDANTLAKAFSGRNPY from the coding sequence ATGATAAAGTACCCAAACTATGTGTCTAAACTGATCTCCTTACTTAGAAAACTCCCTGGAGTAGGGTTTAAAACAGCAGAAAAATTAGCCTTTGAATTACTTGAATGGGATAAGGAACAATTAGAAGCCATGGGGAAGGCCTTTACTGAAATTTCTTCTTCTCGTTGTCATTGCCCTACATGTTTTTGTCTAAAAAATTTTCCAGAAAGTGCTTGTGATTTCTGCCATTCATCGCGCGACCCATCAACACTATGCATCCTGGCCACACCTAAAGATGTATTTTCATTCGAACGATCTCAAGTTTTCCGAGGACACTATTACATCCTAGGGACCCTATTATCACCAATCACAGGGAAGCATATCCAAGACGAAAGACTGCAATTATTAAAACAACGTGTAAAAACATTAAAACCAAAAGAAATTATTATAGCTCTAGACGCCACACTAGAAGGAGATGCTACAGCACTTTTTTTAAAACAAGAGCTATCATCAATAGATATTTCTATTTCTCGATTAGCTCTAGGTCTTCCCATTGGTTTATCCTTTGACTATATAGATGCGAACACACTAGCCAAGGCATTTTCAGGAAGAAATCCTTATTAA
- the incB gene encoding inclusion membrane protein IncB — MSSPIGNSDSDSDSDSSTFNALVNFDKRICQAFQRLNELSLQTSSSNRSLSLQVEQALVSSSSVEHNLSLLKEKINKLTASLGAVTELLVELVETSSRPHQESSSHTVGYLIGRTTPNTCAKIMAVMITIIALISIAVLIACIVAACGGLPIFVSLLNMYTIGACISLPILACASVAVLILASLSVVSLLKGHHAIFTIKQNSDA; from the coding sequence ATGTCCTCACCTATAGGTAATAGTGATTCTGATAGTGATTCTGATAGTAGTACTTTTAATGCACTTGTTAACTTTGATAAGCGCATATGTCAAGCATTTCAAAGATTAAATGAACTATCCTTGCAAACAAGCTCCTCTAACAGATCTCTTTCTCTCCAAGTAGAACAAGCTTTGGTATCATCAAGTAGTGTAGAACATAATCTCTCGCTACTTAAAGAAAAAATTAATAAGCTCACTGCTAGCTTAGGAGCAGTTACAGAATTGCTAGTGGAATTAGTTGAAACATCATCTCGTCCACACCAAGAATCTTCCTCTCATACTGTAGGATACCTCATAGGACGTACTACGCCAAACACATGCGCCAAAATTATGGCTGTTATGATTACAATAATAGCCCTAATTTCTATCGCTGTTCTCATTGCTTGTATAGTAGCTGCTTGTGGTGGATTACCTATATTCGTTTCTTTATTGAATATGTATACTATTGGTGCTTGTATATCTCTGCCCATTCTTGCTTGCGCTTCAGTGGCAGTACTGATTTTAGCATCATTATCCGTTGTTTCCCTATTAAAAGGCCATCACGCCATATTTACAATAAAACAGAACTCAGACGCTTAA
- a CDS encoding OmpH family outer membrane protein, with protein MKKFLSICSILISSSTITQAYANVYSSESRLGVVNLKRCLEESKLGKKETEELENMKQQFSKNSEKMEEELTALYNKLQDEDYMESLSSTAAEELRKKFENLSMEYNSFQSQYYQMINQSHMKKVQKLIQEVKKASDIVREKESLFAILNDEIVLSIDSAADKTNEIIKLLDEFFKNN; from the coding sequence ATGAAAAAATTTTTATCCATTTGTTCAATTTTAATCAGTTCATCCACAATCACACAAGCTTATGCTAATGTATACTCTTCAGAAAGCAGATTGGGTGTTGTAAATTTAAAGCGTTGCTTAGAAGAATCTAAGCTAGGAAAAAAAGAAACTGAAGAACTTGAAAATATGAAACAACAATTTTCAAAAAATTCAGAAAAAATGGAAGAAGAACTCACAGCACTTTATAACAAGTTGCAGGATGAAGACTATATGGAAAGCCTATCCAGCACAGCTGCTGAAGAATTAAGAAAAAAATTCGAAAATCTTTCTATGGAATACAATTCTTTTCAATCGCAATACTATCAAATGATTAATCAAAGTCATATGAAAAAGGTGCAAAAGTTAATACAAGAAGTAAAAAAAGCATCTGATATTGTGCGTGAAAAAGAAAGTTTATTTGCTATACTCAATGATGAAATAGTTTTATCTATTGATAGTGCTGCTGATAAAACAAATGAAATTATCAAACTTCTTGATGAATTTTTTAAAAATAACTAG
- a CDS encoding cyclic nucleotide-binding domain-containing protein, translating into MNLIDRAFLLKKSLVFNTLDMDILLAIADKAEIMIFKPGVKIFSIEQPSFSLYIIAEGYVKITNNASLSVTISSHECFGEESLFNNKPREYNAEAITQVRALVLSKAQFLSIIEECPSVALTLLEQYAKQITFRHPIS; encoded by the coding sequence ATGAATTTAATTGATCGAGCCTTCCTACTGAAAAAAAGCCTAGTCTTCAATACTCTAGACATGGATATCCTACTAGCTATTGCTGACAAAGCAGAGATTATGATCTTTAAACCTGGAGTTAAAATATTTTCCATAGAGCAACCAAGTTTCAGCCTGTATATCATCGCAGAAGGATATGTCAAAATTACTAACAATGCATCGCTGTCTGTTACAATTTCATCACATGAATGCTTTGGAGAAGAAAGCTTATTCAATAATAAGCCTAGAGAATACAATGCCGAAGCAATCACTCAGGTTAGAGCTTTAGTCCTAAGTAAAGCACAATTCCTTAGTATTATAGAAGAATGCCCATCAGTAGCTCTAACACTTTTAGAACAATATGCTAAACAAATTACTTTCAGACACCCAATATCTTGA
- the acpP gene encoding acyl carrier protein — protein sequence MSLEDDVKAIIVDQLGVDISEVNEDSSFIEDLNADSLDLTELIMSLEEKFSFEISEEEAEKLRTVGDVIAYIKMRQGQQ from the coding sequence ATGAGTTTAGAAGATGATGTAAAGGCGATTATAGTTGATCAACTAGGGGTGGATATCAGTGAGGTGAATGAAGATTCTTCATTTATTGAGGATTTAAATGCCGACAGTTTAGATTTAACCGAGTTAATTATGAGCTTGGAAGAAAAATTTTCCTTTGAGATTTCTGAAGAAGAAGCTGAAAAATTACGTACTGTAGGTGATGTTATCGCATATATTAAAATGCGTCAGGGTCAGCAGTAG
- the fabD gene encoding ACP S-malonyltransferase: protein MNKKVAFLFPGQGSQYVGMGKDLVETYPEAKELFDLSDQTLGFSLSSIMFEGPEEKLLQTAYSQLAIYLHSLVVVRILSSRMSIVPSLVSGLSLGEYTALVVSQRISILDGFQIISKRAQFMNEACKHTPGAMAAIVGLSVDVIEESIASLGDGVWIANYNSPKQIVIAGIREKVEEAIQLFTDLGAKRAVLLKVFGAFHTPLMQSAEDELSPYLYNLDMSDSEIPLVSNVVARPLVGTEEIRQCLIKQMTSPTLWYQSCSQMDTEVDEFLELGPGGVLAGLGRSMGLSKPIRSLGTAESIQNFLMGTK, encoded by the coding sequence ATGAATAAGAAGGTAGCTTTTTTATTTCCCGGTCAGGGTAGTCAATATGTAGGTATGGGTAAGGATTTAGTAGAGACGTATCCTGAGGCCAAAGAATTATTCGATTTATCTGATCAAACTTTGGGTTTTTCTTTATCTTCGATAATGTTTGAAGGTCCTGAAGAAAAGTTATTGCAAACGGCATATAGTCAGTTAGCCATATATTTGCATAGTTTAGTAGTAGTTAGGATTTTGTCCTCACGTATGTCTATTGTCCCTTCATTAGTATCTGGATTAAGTTTGGGAGAATATACAGCATTGGTTGTTTCACAACGTATTTCTATACTCGATGGTTTCCAAATTATTAGTAAGCGTGCACAATTTATGAATGAAGCTTGTAAACATACTCCTGGAGCTATGGCAGCGATTGTAGGATTATCAGTTGATGTCATTGAAGAAAGCATAGCTAGTTTAGGAGATGGGGTTTGGATAGCTAATTATAATTCACCAAAACAGATTGTTATTGCTGGTATACGAGAGAAAGTTGAAGAGGCAATACAGCTGTTTACTGATTTAGGAGCTAAGAGAGCGGTTTTATTGAAGGTATTTGGAGCTTTTCATACTCCTTTAATGCAGTCTGCAGAAGATGAGCTATCTCCTTATTTGTATAATTTAGACATGAGTGATTCAGAGATTCCTTTGGTTTCTAATGTTGTGGCTAGGCCTTTAGTAGGTACTGAAGAAATTCGTCAATGTTTAATTAAACAAATGACTTCTCCCACACTATGGTATCAGAGTTGTTCTCAGATGGATACAGAAGTCGATGAATTTTTAGAACTAGGACCAGGGGGTGTTCTTGCTGGACTAGGACGATCCATGGGATTAAGTAAACCTATTAGGAGCCTAGGGACGGCAGAGAGTATCCAAAATTTTTTGATGGGGACTAAATGA
- the bamA gene encoding outer membrane protein assembly factor BamA encodes MRNKVILWFTALALIQTPLVITATETVKEGYALVESITITTKGENALNKRPQPKLKTKQGSLFSQTDFDEDLRNLSKDYDKVEPSVDFANGKTIISLVLVAKPSIRHIHVVGNNVVPEYKITKTLQVYENDLFCREKFLKNIDDLRIYYLKRGYFDSQITYELDHNENRGYIDITIKIYEGPCGKIKKLELRGLKRSEKADVKELILTKQYSKTTSWFTGSGLYHPDIVEQDAFTITNYLHNLGYADATVTPKREVDKSGNITLCMDVNKGPLYTLGHVHIEGLDLLPKRLVEKQLSAGPNDIYCPNNIWDGAQKIKDIYSKYGYINTNIDVVFSPHARQPVYDVTYQISEGSPYKVGLIKITGNTHTKHDVILHESSLFPGDTFNRLKLEDTEQRLRNTGYFQSVSVYTVRSQLDPLNSSEQYRDIFIEVKETTTGNLGLFLGFSSLDNLFGGIELSESNFHLLGIHELFSKGPKCLRGGGEYLFLKANFGDKVTDYTVKWTKPHFLNTPWILGVELDKSINKALSKEYSVETYGGNVSTTYILNQKLKYGLHYRGSQTSLHKKKKLQTGPDPETNKGFVSAAGVNLNYDSVNNPRNPTTGIRGGISFEVSGLGGSYHFTKLSINSSIYRKLTRKGVLKIKGEAQFLKPFNNTSKDGIPISERFFLGGETTVRGYKPFLIGPKFSPTEPKGGLSSLLLTEEFQYPLITQPSVSAFVFLDSGFVGLKEYTIRLKDLCSSAGFGLRFDVMNNVPVMLGFGWPFRPTEMFNNEKIDVSQRFFFALGGVF; translated from the coding sequence ATGCGAAATAAAGTTATTCTGTGGTTTACTGCCTTAGCGCTAATCCAAACTCCATTAGTTATAACAGCTACAGAAACTGTCAAAGAGGGGTACGCACTAGTTGAATCTATTACTATTACAACTAAGGGTGAAAATGCTCTAAATAAACGTCCCCAGCCAAAATTGAAAACTAAACAAGGTTCCTTGTTTTCTCAAACAGATTTCGATGAAGACTTGCGCAACCTATCAAAAGATTATGACAAAGTAGAACCGAGTGTTGATTTTGCTAACGGGAAAACTATTATCTCCTTAGTTCTTGTTGCTAAACCTTCTATTCGCCATATCCACGTCGTTGGGAATAATGTTGTTCCCGAGTACAAAATTACTAAGACTTTGCAAGTGTATGAAAATGATTTATTTTGCAGAGAGAAATTCTTAAAAAATATCGATGATCTTCGTATTTATTATCTTAAACGTGGTTATTTTGATTCTCAAATTACTTATGAATTGGATCATAATGAAAATCGCGGCTACATTGATATAACCATAAAAATTTATGAAGGCCCTTGTGGTAAAATTAAAAAATTAGAATTACGTGGACTCAAGCGTTCAGAGAAAGCTGATGTTAAGGAATTGATCCTTACAAAACAGTATTCTAAAACTACTAGCTGGTTTACAGGAAGTGGATTATATCATCCTGATATTGTTGAACAGGACGCCTTTACTATTACTAATTACTTGCATAATCTAGGTTATGCAGATGCCACTGTTACTCCTAAAAGAGAAGTCGATAAATCAGGAAATATTACTCTCTGTATGGACGTGAATAAAGGCCCTCTCTATACCTTAGGGCACGTTCATATTGAAGGTTTAGATCTTTTACCGAAACGACTTGTAGAAAAACAACTATCTGCTGGTCCTAATGATATCTATTGCCCTAACAATATCTGGGATGGCGCTCAAAAAATTAAAGATATCTACTCTAAATATGGCTATATAAACACCAATATTGATGTTGTATTTTCCCCTCATGCTAGACAACCTGTATATGACGTTACCTATCAGATAAGTGAAGGATCTCCTTATAAAGTAGGGTTAATTAAAATTACTGGAAATACGCATACAAAACATGATGTTATCTTACATGAAAGCAGCCTATTTCCTGGAGATACTTTTAATAGATTAAAACTTGAAGACACAGAGCAACGTTTAAGAAACACAGGATATTTTCAAAGCGTGAGTGTTTATACCGTACGCTCACAGTTAGACCCATTAAATAGTTCTGAACAATATCGAGACATATTTATAGAAGTCAAAGAAACTACAACAGGAAATCTCGGACTATTTCTTGGATTTAGCTCTTTAGATAATTTATTCGGAGGTATTGAACTTTCTGAAAGCAATTTTCATCTACTAGGAATCCATGAATTATTTTCTAAAGGACCAAAATGCTTGCGTGGTGGTGGTGAATATTTATTCCTAAAAGCAAACTTTGGGGATAAAGTAACAGATTATACAGTGAAATGGACTAAGCCACATTTCTTAAACACCCCATGGATTTTAGGAGTAGAACTTGATAAGTCTATCAATAAGGCTCTTTCAAAAGAGTATTCCGTAGAAACTTATGGAGGAAATGTCAGTACTACTTATATTCTAAACCAGAAATTAAAATACGGTTTACACTACCGTGGAAGTCAAACGAGTCTACATAAAAAAAAGAAGCTTCAAACAGGTCCCGATCCTGAAACCAATAAAGGTTTTGTTTCTGCTGCTGGAGTAAATTTAAATTATGATTCAGTTAATAATCCACGAAATCCAACAACAGGAATTCGTGGAGGAATAAGTTTTGAAGTTTCTGGTCTCGGTGGTTCTTATCACTTTACCAAGTTGTCTATCAATAGTTCTATCTACAGAAAATTAACAAGAAAAGGAGTTTTAAAAATTAAAGGAGAGGCTCAATTCCTTAAACCCTTTAATAATACTTCTAAGGATGGTATTCCTATAAGTGAGCGCTTTTTCTTAGGTGGAGAAACTACTGTTCGTGGGTACAAACCCTTCCTTATCGGTCCTAAGTTCTCACCTACAGAGCCTAAAGGTGGATTATCTTCCCTACTTCTTACTGAAGAATTCCAATATCCATTAATCACCCAGCCTAGTGTAAGCGCCTTTGTCTTCCTAGATTCTGGATTTGTAGGCCTTAAAGAATATACTATCCGATTAAAGGATCTTTGTAGTAGTGCTGGATTTGGTTTACGTTTTGATGTTATGAATAACGTTCCAGTTATGTTAGGATTTGGTTGGCCATTCCGCCCTACAGAAATGTTTAACAATGAAAAAATTGATGTATCTCAACGCTTCTTTTTCGCTCTTGGAGGTGTATTCTAA